The Solibacillus daqui genome has a segment encoding these proteins:
- a CDS encoding S41 family peptidase, which yields MRKSRIFLLLVAMLIVVGTVYGYSELQKKDQKKVQADFAVVNELHDLITTETVYDITSEKLVEGALRGMADAINDPYSTYYTEQEAAFHKQTLASERVGIGLELSEVNGKFIVVAPVKASPAEKAGIRPLDELVQVNETRLEGMTFSEVMKLMQGKEGETLELVLFRPELDSHVKLLVKREKLKNTTVQTQLLDVEGVKIGYVIVSLFAEKTAEEWKNALDILFTKDIEGLIIDVRDNPGGYLHSVAQMMSMFEQKETIFAYMQNHDGATEPLKTKANEAFEPYAKQLKSMPITILQNEGSASASEVFAGALQDWKRAMLIGVTSFGKGTVQQTWELQNGGEVKLSTNKWLTPSKRWIHQVGIEPDLEVKQHPLYKMEMKVLKGRFDVGEYGEEVAYTQRVLSELGYNIERSDGFYDMDMANEVEKFRKKYDLQDGRHLDEVFFRELTMQIQKFKHDPVNDMQLQMGVSYIMHQLE from the coding sequence GTGCGAAAAAGTCGAATTTTTTTATTGTTGGTTGCTATGCTCATTGTTGTCGGCACTGTATATGGTTATAGCGAGTTGCAAAAAAAGGATCAAAAAAAGGTACAGGCAGATTTTGCGGTGGTAAATGAGTTACATGACCTAATTACAACTGAAACGGTGTATGACATTACGTCAGAAAAATTAGTCGAAGGTGCGCTGCGGGGAATGGCGGATGCAATAAATGATCCATATAGCACGTACTATACGGAACAAGAAGCTGCGTTTCATAAGCAAACATTGGCAAGTGAACGGGTTGGTATCGGGTTGGAGTTATCAGAAGTGAACGGGAAATTCATTGTTGTAGCGCCAGTGAAAGCTTCACCGGCAGAGAAAGCAGGAATTCGTCCGCTAGATGAGCTTGTTCAAGTGAATGAAACTAGACTAGAAGGAATGACATTCAGTGAAGTGATGAAACTAATGCAAGGGAAAGAAGGGGAAACACTAGAGCTTGTATTGTTTCGACCAGAGTTAGATAGTCATGTGAAGCTATTAGTAAAGCGTGAGAAGCTAAAAAATACAACTGTCCAAACACAATTACTTGATGTTGAAGGCGTAAAAATTGGGTATGTGATTGTTTCACTATTTGCTGAAAAAACGGCTGAAGAATGGAAAAATGCATTGGACATATTGTTCACTAAGGATATTGAAGGCTTAATCATTGATGTGCGCGATAACCCAGGTGGCTATTTACATAGCGTTGCACAAATGATGAGTATGTTTGAACAAAAAGAAACTATTTTTGCTTATATGCAAAATCATGATGGAGCAACAGAGCCGTTGAAAACAAAAGCAAATGAAGCATTTGAGCCATATGCAAAGCAGTTAAAGTCAATGCCAATTACGATTTTACAAAATGAAGGCAGTGCTTCAGCGAGTGAAGTGTTTGCTGGCGCATTGCAAGATTGGAAACGTGCAATGCTAATTGGTGTGACAAGCTTCGGAAAAGGAACTGTACAACAAACTTGGGAACTACAAAATGGTGGAGAAGTCAAGCTCTCAACAAATAAATGGCTGACACCTTCTAAGCGTTGGATACATCAAGTAGGGATTGAACCAGATCTTGAAGTGAAGCAGCACCCGCTTTATAAAATGGAAATGAAAGTGCTCAAAGGCCGTTTTGATGTGGGGGAGTATGGTGAAGAAGTGGCATATACTCAACGAGTGCTAAGTGAATTAGGCTACAATATTGAACGTTCAGATGGTTTTTATGATATGGATATGGCAAATGAAGTTGAAAAGTTCCGTAAGAAATATGATTTACAAGATGGTAGGCATTTAGATGAGGTATTTTTCCGAGAGCTCACTATGCAGATTCAAAAATTTAAACATGACCCAGTGAATGATATGCAATTGCAAATGGGTGTGAGCTATATCATGCATCAATTGGAGTAA
- a CDS encoding PDZ domain-containing protein — MNETIIIEILKGIGRFFINPLFYIALISAVFLGYRRVKRERRFFHIRILDGWSELKNMLLMGFVLSLIISLFSVVIGLTISLELLVAVFLISFIGLIVFMYHLLSPIILMTLAFFVIVWMDWQNWSYSIWGFDLAARNVVDGLVITVPVLAGLLLMAEGILIRRNGAKFASPIVETTKRGLNGIGYYSKQLWLLPLVTIIPGDGIQSFAPYWPQFTIGAEQFSIIVFPFVIGFQQMVRQKLPIYVYPKMGESIILTGELVLIVGLLAYFMPVLGAAALVLGAISRTVIGIYYSHLEDRNSYAVIRSDKGVMIAGVLPNSPAQKMGLVAGEIIKRVNGQHVLTEDELYKALQINAAHCRLEVLDHSGELRLTQHVVHREDNHTIGLLIVK; from the coding sequence ATGAACGAAACAATTATTATCGAAATTTTAAAAGGTATTGGTCGCTTTTTTATTAATCCACTATTTTATATAGCACTCATTTCAGCAGTTTTTTTAGGCTATCGTCGTGTGAAACGAGAACGTCGCTTTTTTCATATTAGAATTTTAGACGGTTGGTCGGAGCTTAAAAATATGTTATTGATGGGCTTTGTTTTATCGTTGATTATTTCATTATTTAGTGTCGTAATTGGGTTGACGATCTCACTAGAATTATTAGTGGCGGTATTCTTAATTAGCTTTATTGGCTTAATTGTATTTATGTATCATTTACTTTCGCCAATTATACTGATGACGCTCGCATTTTTTGTGATTGTGTGGATGGATTGGCAAAATTGGTCTTATTCTATTTGGGGCTTTGATTTAGCGGCGCGTAATGTTGTCGATGGCTTAGTGATAACGGTACCAGTGCTTGCGGGGCTATTGTTAATGGCGGAAGGTATTTTAATTCGTCGTAACGGGGCAAAGTTTGCATCGCCGATTGTTGAAACGACAAAGCGCGGTCTAAATGGTATTGGGTATTATAGTAAGCAGCTTTGGTTATTGCCACTTGTGACGATTATTCCGGGTGACGGCATTCAAAGTTTTGCTCCATATTGGCCACAGTTTACGATTGGTGCAGAGCAATTTTCAATTATTGTGTTTCCATTTGTGATTGGATTCCAGCAAATGGTCCGTCAAAAACTACCAATTTATGTGTATCCGAAAATGGGAGAAAGCATTATTTTGACGGGTGAATTGGTATTGATTGTAGGCTTACTTGCTTACTTCATGCCGGTGCTTGGTGCGGCTGCATTAGTATTGGGTGCCATTTCACGTACGGTAATAGGTATTTACTATAGTCATTTAGAGGATCGTAATAGCTATGCGGTCATTCGTAGCGATAAAGGGGTCATGATTGCAGGCGTATTACCGAATTCGCCAGCGCAAAAAATGGGCCTAGTTGCTGGTGAAATTATTAAACGAGTGAATGGGCAGCATGTGTTGACTGAAGATGAGTTGTATAAAGCATTACAAATTAATGCAGCACATTGTCGGTTAGAAGTGCTCGATCATTCAGGCGAGCTACGTTTAACGCAGCACGTCGTTCACCGTGAAGATAATCATACGATAGGATTGCTAATTGTAAAATAA
- a CDS encoding TVP38/TMEM64 family protein gives MFDWISIDNVELLIEKYKLLGPWFSVLLTSIEAFLPFLPLFVIVVANAGAYGLFWGFLLSWLATVVGSYLFFLMIRYFGNHRLLQKLKAQKQVKQLIHWVDVRGFTPLFVLLCLPFTPIVVVNTVAGLSHLKKKYYFLTLLISKPVMIFFISYLGSDLRAILSSPMKIVVSCLIIAVIWALGKWIERYLTKRVERDLRNIKSRK, from the coding sequence GTGTTTGATTGGATTAGTATTGATAATGTCGAATTATTGATTGAAAAATATAAATTGCTTGGGCCTTGGTTTAGTGTGTTATTAACGTCTATTGAAGCATTTTTACCGTTTCTTCCGCTGTTTGTCATAGTTGTTGCCAATGCTGGTGCATATGGATTGTTTTGGGGCTTTCTGTTATCGTGGCTTGCAACTGTGGTGGGTTCATATTTATTTTTTTTAATGATTCGTTATTTTGGTAATCATCGACTTTTACAAAAACTTAAAGCGCAAAAGCAAGTAAAACAGCTGATTCACTGGGTCGATGTACGCGGCTTTACACCGCTATTTGTGCTGTTATGTTTACCGTTTACCCCTATTGTTGTTGTCAATACGGTAGCGGGATTATCACATTTAAAAAAGAAATACTATTTTTTAACGTTACTCATTTCAAAGCCAGTCATGATTTTTTTTATTAGTTATTTAGGTAGTGACTTACGTGCCATTTTGAGTTCACCTATGAAAATTGTTGTATCCTGTTTGATTATTGCCGTGATTTGGGCACTCGGTAAATGGATTGAACGGTATTTAACTAAACGGGTTGAACGTGATTTACGCAATATTAAGTCCCGTAAATAA
- the addB gene encoding helicase-exonuclease AddAB subunit AddB codes for MTLRVISGRAGTGKSTLIHKEIVEDLKTNVLGYPIFILVPDQMTFSTEYELTNNYDIEGMMRAQVMTFKRLAWFVLQNEGGIARERIDNTGYRMLLRRILEEHQEEFLLFKQVAGKRGFTKEVEQILKEFSQYNIDVASIQPLIEALRLNGASEVLLHKMHDIEIILQQLQLRIGAEYVDGDGDFPLLLERMPKMESLRETHVYLDGFVSFNGQEFAILKELLIYAKRVTLVLPMDDPQVDKLDGSTFYRAAMTYDKLKHELAKLQFERSIVIEEEPRVHLEINYRSNNRDLQQIERNFNEPFMTSVESLGNVQIIEGVNPRAEVQGIAQEIKKLIVEQGLRYKDIGIMYRQADVYDPIIGTTFTQYEIPYFSNEKRAMLYHPLIEFSRSVLEIITSNWKYEPVFRSVKTDLYFPYNANLAAMRDRADILENFVIAKGIVHDRWFDEKVWHYRRFKSLEKVNAVQTKDEQEHETLLKSVRDLIVEPVKNLQRKLKGNVTGRNIVVALYEFMETLDVYKKLVKMQEQEEKAHTLQKSLEHEQAWNGWVHILEQFDLMFGDKEMTLDDAAQILDEGFESLQFSSVPPTLDEVTVSTLEFARFDNKKAIFIIGVNDGVYPMRMDAGGLLSDAEREVFEKADVELAPGIKSRLLQESFLFYRAIASPTDYLFVTYASADEESKGKLPSIYINRLHKMFEVNSDEKTEPIRTLRQRQVVADPLDEQNAENMLDYLQHPSPAIGFLMTQIKQAQFERREIPEQWQALKAFYEREGNWQHVLSIVTKPLYETNEAQSLTEETATKLYGDNFLASVSRIEKFYSCPYSHFASYGLKLQERTEFKLESFAMGDLFHEAIRTILSEKEQTIVLDTYVACYKKADDTISKLIDYFSYNILKSSHRFEYIKTKLVKIVARTIYALVNQSELSKFKAIAHEKPFGKRDDKNTEQDDRNPLDALEIELDHNRKMYVRGQIDRIDAYKDAQNLYLRVIDYKSSGRKLDFTEVYNGISLQLLTYLDVAMQNFPIIAQEGKFIKNLSELENIIVQAAGMFYLHVHNPLIPTEDYEQLDQVENLRQEKFKLSGYMLKDTEVANLMDTSLEPSKASIIVPAKFKSGNDLEFDSRSSKVIEPDEMKNLQQFVHHKFRQAGNEIYKGNTEIKPYSLGSQKACTFCNFKSVCQFDETETGNSFNELKKQKEEVVFDNIKKAVCEHGDSNEAD; via the coding sequence ATGACATTGCGTGTAATATCTGGTCGAGCAGGTACTGGGAAATCTACTTTAATTCATAAGGAAATTGTCGAGGACCTAAAGACAAATGTACTTGGCTACCCGATTTTTATTTTAGTACCAGACCAAATGACGTTTTCGACAGAGTATGAGCTGACGAATAATTATGATATTGAAGGTATGATGCGTGCGCAAGTAATGACATTTAAACGACTTGCGTGGTTTGTGTTACAAAATGAGGGTGGTATTGCTCGCGAACGTATAGATAATACCGGCTACCGCATGCTATTACGTCGTATTTTAGAAGAGCATCAAGAAGAGTTTTTACTATTTAAACAGGTTGCAGGAAAACGAGGCTTTACAAAAGAAGTCGAACAAATTTTAAAGGAATTTAGTCAGTACAACATCGATGTGGCCTCAATTCAACCGCTAATTGAAGCATTACGTTTAAATGGAGCGAGTGAAGTACTGCTCCATAAAATGCATGATATCGAAATTATTTTACAGCAATTACAACTGCGCATTGGTGCAGAATATGTCGATGGTGACGGTGATTTTCCTTTATTGCTAGAGCGTATGCCGAAAATGGAAAGTCTACGCGAAACGCATGTTTATCTAGATGGCTTCGTGTCATTTAATGGTCAGGAGTTTGCAATTTTAAAAGAATTACTCATTTATGCGAAGCGTGTAACGTTAGTGCTACCAATGGATGATCCACAGGTAGATAAATTAGATGGTTCAACGTTTTATCGTGCGGCAATGACCTATGATAAATTAAAGCACGAATTGGCCAAATTGCAATTTGAGCGCAGCATTGTTATAGAAGAAGAGCCACGCGTGCATTTAGAAATAAATTATCGCAGCAATAACCGTGATTTACAGCAAATTGAACGAAACTTTAATGAACCATTTATGACATCTGTCGAATCATTAGGGAATGTGCAAATTATCGAGGGAGTAAATCCACGCGCAGAGGTACAAGGTATTGCCCAGGAAATAAAAAAGCTCATTGTTGAGCAGGGGCTTCGTTATAAGGATATTGGGATTATGTATCGACAAGCGGATGTCTATGATCCAATAATTGGTACAACATTCACGCAATATGAGATTCCTTATTTCTCAAACGAAAAGCGCGCGATGTTGTACCATCCTCTCATTGAATTTAGTCGTTCCGTTTTAGAGATTATTACGTCGAATTGGAAATATGAGCCGGTATTTCGAAGTGTGAAAACTGACCTCTATTTTCCGTACAATGCAAATTTAGCAGCAATGCGCGACCGTGCTGATATTTTAGAGAATTTTGTCATAGCCAAAGGGATTGTGCATGATCGCTGGTTCGATGAAAAGGTTTGGCATTACCGCCGTTTTAAATCATTGGAAAAAGTAAATGCAGTGCAAACAAAAGATGAGCAGGAACACGAAACACTATTAAAATCGGTGCGTGATTTAATTGTTGAGCCGGTTAAAAACTTGCAGCGAAAGTTAAAAGGCAACGTAACTGGTCGTAACATTGTCGTTGCTTTGTACGAGTTTATGGAAACGCTCGATGTGTATAAAAAGCTTGTTAAAATGCAGGAGCAAGAGGAAAAAGCACATACACTGCAAAAATCATTAGAGCATGAGCAAGCATGGAACGGCTGGGTGCATATTTTAGAGCAATTTGATTTGATGTTTGGCGACAAGGAAATGACCTTAGATGATGCGGCACAAATTTTAGATGAAGGTTTTGAATCCCTACAGTTTTCTAGTGTGCCACCGACATTAGATGAAGTAACGGTTTCGACATTAGAATTTGCCCGCTTTGATAATAAAAAGGCGATTTTCATTATTGGCGTCAATGATGGGGTCTATCCAATGCGTATGGATGCCGGTGGACTTTTATCGGATGCAGAGCGTGAAGTGTTTGAAAAGGCGGATGTCGAGCTAGCCCCTGGTATTAAAAGCCGACTGTTACAGGAAAGCTTTCTATTTTACCGTGCAATCGCTTCACCAACAGATTATTTGTTTGTTACATATGCGAGCGCTGATGAGGAAAGTAAGGGGAAGCTTCCATCAATTTATATAAATCGTCTGCATAAAATGTTTGAAGTGAATTCGGATGAAAAAACGGAACCAATCCGCACATTACGACAGCGTCAAGTGGTGGCCGACCCGCTTGATGAGCAAAATGCAGAGAATATGCTTGATTATTTGCAGCATCCGTCACCGGCAATTGGATTTTTAATGACACAGATAAAGCAGGCACAATTTGAGCGTCGGGAAATACCTGAACAGTGGCAAGCATTAAAAGCGTTTTATGAGAGGGAAGGCAATTGGCAACATGTGCTCAGTATTGTAACAAAGCCACTTTATGAAACAAATGAAGCGCAAAGCCTGACTGAAGAAACCGCAACCAAACTATATGGCGATAACTTTTTAGCGAGTGTTTCACGTATTGAAAAATTTTATAGCTGTCCATATTCGCATTTTGCCTCATATGGCTTGAAGTTACAGGAACGCACGGAATTTAAGCTAGAATCATTTGCGATGGGCGATCTATTCCATGAAGCGATTCGTACGATTTTGTCGGAAAAAGAGCAAACGATTGTACTTGATACGTATGTTGCTTGTTATAAAAAAGCCGATGATACGATTTCGAAGCTAATAGATTATTTTTCATACAACATTTTAAAAAGTAGCCATCGCTTTGAGTATATTAAAACTAAGCTGGTAAAAATAGTTGCTCGTACGATTTATGCTTTAGTAAATCAAAGTGAACTATCCAAATTCAAGGCGATTGCGCATGAAAAGCCGTTTGGTAAGCGTGATGATAAAAATACGGAACAAGATGACCGTAATCCACTTGATGCATTGGAAATTGAGCTAGACCATAACCGAAAAATGTACGTACGCGGCCAAATTGACCGAATAGATGCTTATAAAGATGCGCAAAATCTGTATTTACGTGTCATTGACTATAAATCAAGTGGGCGTAAATTAGATTTCACCGAAGTATATAACGGCATTTCACTACAGTTGTTAACGTATTTAGATGTAGCGATGCAAAACTTCCCAATCATTGCGCAGGAAGGGAAGTTCATTAAGAATTTATCGGAGCTTGAAAACATTATTGTACAAGCGGCTGGTATGTTCTATTTACATGTGCATAACCCACTAATTCCTACTGAGGATTATGAGCAACTTGATCAAGTAGAGAATTTGCGCCAAGAAAAGTTCAAACTAAGTGGTTATATGCTAAAGGATACAGAAGTTGCAAATTTAATGGATACATCGCTTGAGCCGAGTAAAGCTTCTATCATTGTCCCAGCAAAGTTTAAAAGTGGTAATGATTTAGAATTTGATAGTCGTTCATCGAAAGTCATTGAACCAGATGAAATGAAAAACCTTCAGCAATTTGTGCACCATAAATTCCGTCAAGCTGGCAATGAGATTTACAAAGGCAATACCGAAATTAAACCGTATAGCTTAGGTAGTCAAAAAGCATGTACGTTTTGTAATTTTAAATCGGTTTGTCAATTTGACGAAACAGAAACAGGAAATAGCTTCAATGAACTGAAGAAGCAAAAAGAGGAAGTCGTATTTGACAATATTAAAAAGGCGGTGTGTGAACATGGCGATTCCAACGAAGCCGATTGA
- the addA gene encoding helicase-exonuclease AddAB subunit AddA, which yields MAIPTKPIDVQWTDVQWKAIYAAGHDVLVSAAAGSGKTAVLIERLIQKILAPEKERIDVDELLVVTFTNASAAEMRNRMAEALEKALSKDPSNAFLRRQLSLLNKAQISTLHSFCLSICREYAYTIDLDPGFRLASTEETSLLQDDVLMDVLEKAYRGDMDALFSKDELYALVDSFASDRSDQAIEFLLQEMYKVSRVQPKPYEWLRELPTKYDIDPDAPIDTLAVAQEIRPFIIASLQEAASRLEKGLQIVSVEPALEKNVPLFGAEYTAVKAVYEALIQGTWEQAYELMPVIEFGRIKAATKKDTEEDRAKYAVAKEHRDQAKAMITGLKETFFARHPKLYVQEMAATKPILETLVKLTIEYSEAFKKAKQERGLLDFSDLEHYALEILTAPNSDTTPPTPSEVAIGFKQRFKEVLVDEYQDVNFLQETILQFVKSGDEASGNMFMVGDVKQSIYAFRLAEPRLFLDKYKRFDVDPTHNGMKIDLNANFRSRSEVLEGTNYVFEQIMDEEVGEIEYDEQAKLKFGASYDAQQVPIELVLLEGDSKTQIVPGAEDDTEEESISAAQQEARYIIERIRGLVENGGQVYNPKTKSMRPVNYRDIVVLMRSRSWYTTFAEEFKMAGLPLYAETDGGYFESLEVMIMINTLKVIDNPYQDIPLASVLRAPFIGLTENELAAIRLVNEKVPFYDALKLYREKGSNAISNATEQKLDKFFSLHEKWRNFSRHGALADLVWQVYLDTNYIEMVGAMANGKQRQANLRALHDRALSYEKSSFRGLFRFLRFIDRMHARGDDLGIAKSISEADDVVTLLTIHKSKGLEYPIVFVAGMSKNFNTKDLGSRYIFDQEFGLAIKSVNPDLNIISTSLPHLYVKEKKLAKLKAEEMRILYVAMTRAKERLILVGSIKDWEKQKEEWQFYQDLQEKVLPKYVRSKANNYLSWVGPAVARHDDFLFANYRSDNATKTEKWTISVVPNSDYLAANELTEVSEDHTKQVVNEELVTLLTNRFSAVYPYEQAVTKKSKTSVSELKRLESLQQMDEEQLYNTDAKRYVKANVPSFMLKGKKNERELSATEIGTVVHAVMQHAPQQGFTTLEQVEQFIQSLVERQLLQQIEAEAVQADKVLAFFQTEIGHRFTKASQILREMPFTLSLKDKDGDAQIIQGVIDCLFEDANGQWVLLDYKTDFIAPSILDDFEKVKQKMTKSYQIQLNYYKHAVQSIKRIEISEKYLYLYSIGQQLKMD from the coding sequence ATGGCGATTCCAACGAAGCCGATTGATGTGCAATGGACCGATGTGCAATGGAAGGCTATTTACGCAGCAGGGCATGATGTATTAGTATCCGCCGCGGCAGGCTCGGGAAAAACGGCGGTGTTAATCGAACGTTTAATTCAAAAGATTTTAGCACCAGAAAAAGAGCGTATTGATGTTGATGAATTACTCGTTGTAACCTTTACAAATGCGTCAGCCGCAGAAATGCGCAATCGAATGGCGGAAGCGTTAGAAAAAGCATTGTCAAAGGACCCGAGTAATGCCTTTTTACGCCGCCAATTAAGCTTATTAAATAAAGCGCAAATTTCAACACTGCACTCATTTTGCTTATCCATTTGTCGGGAGTATGCGTACACGATCGATTTAGATCCAGGTTTCCGATTGGCGAGTACGGAGGAAACATCACTTTTACAGGATGATGTGTTAATGGACGTGCTAGAAAAGGCGTATCGCGGCGATATGGATGCGTTGTTTTCGAAGGATGAGCTCTACGCATTAGTCGATAGCTTTGCGTCAGATCGTAGCGACCAAGCTATTGAGTTTTTACTACAGGAAATGTATAAAGTATCGCGCGTACAGCCAAAGCCATATGAGTGGTTACGAGAATTGCCAACGAAATATGACATTGATCCAGACGCACCGATTGATACATTAGCTGTTGCACAGGAAATTCGCCCATTTATCATTGCAAGCTTACAGGAAGCAGCAAGTCGATTAGAAAAGGGCTTGCAAATTGTATCGGTGGAGCCAGCACTTGAAAAAAATGTGCCGTTATTTGGGGCAGAATATACGGCGGTAAAGGCTGTTTATGAAGCGCTAATACAAGGAACATGGGAACAGGCATATGAATTAATGCCGGTAATTGAATTTGGTCGTATAAAAGCGGCAACCAAAAAGGATACGGAAGAAGACCGAGCAAAGTATGCAGTAGCAAAGGAGCATCGTGATCAAGCGAAGGCAATGATTACGGGTTTAAAAGAGACATTTTTCGCGCGCCATCCGAAGCTGTATGTACAGGAAATGGCAGCAACAAAGCCCATTTTGGAAACATTAGTGAAGCTCACAATTGAATATAGCGAGGCGTTTAAAAAGGCTAAGCAAGAGCGTGGGTTACTTGATTTTTCTGATTTGGAGCATTACGCACTTGAAATTTTAACAGCACCAAATAGTGATACAACACCACCAACCCCTTCTGAAGTAGCGATTGGCTTTAAACAACGCTTTAAAGAAGTGCTTGTTGATGAGTATCAAGATGTGAATTTTTTACAAGAAACGATTTTACAGTTTGTGAAAAGTGGCGATGAAGCAAGTGGCAATATGTTCATGGTCGGTGATGTGAAGCAGTCCATATACGCGTTTCGACTGGCAGAACCACGCCTATTTCTTGATAAATATAAGCGTTTTGATGTCGATCCTACGCACAATGGTATGAAAATTGATTTAAATGCCAACTTTCGGAGCCGTTCTGAAGTGCTTGAAGGGACGAATTATGTATTTGAGCAAATTATGGATGAGGAAGTCGGCGAAATCGAATATGACGAGCAAGCAAAGCTCAAATTTGGTGCGAGCTATGATGCGCAACAAGTGCCGATTGAGCTTGTATTATTAGAGGGAGATTCGAAAACACAAATCGTACCAGGGGCAGAAGATGATACGGAGGAGGAAAGCATTAGCGCAGCGCAACAGGAAGCACGCTATATTATTGAACGTATCCGTGGATTGGTTGAAAATGGTGGACAAGTTTACAATCCAAAAACGAAATCGATGCGTCCTGTAAATTACCGAGACATAGTTGTATTAATGCGCTCGCGTTCTTGGTATACAACATTTGCTGAGGAATTTAAAATGGCGGGCTTACCCTTATATGCTGAAACGGACGGGGGCTATTTCGAATCGCTCGAAGTGATGATTATGATCAACACACTAAAAGTGATCGACAACCCCTATCAAGATATCCCACTCGCATCTGTGCTACGAGCGCCATTTATTGGGCTAACGGAAAATGAACTCGCAGCGATTCGCTTAGTCAATGAAAAAGTGCCATTTTATGACGCGTTAAAGCTATACCGTGAAAAGGGAAGTAACGCGATTTCAAACGCTACGGAACAAAAGTTAGATAAATTCTTTAGCTTACATGAAAAGTGGCGAAATTTCTCACGTCACGGAGCGTTAGCTGATTTAGTGTGGCAAGTGTATTTAGATACGAATTACATTGAAATGGTTGGCGCAATGGCGAATGGCAAGCAGCGTCAGGCTAATTTACGTGCACTGCATGACCGCGCATTAAGCTATGAAAAGTCATCGTTCCGCGGCTTATTCCGTTTCTTACGCTTCATCGACCGTATGCACGCGCGCGGAGATGATTTAGGCATTGCAAAATCAATTAGTGAAGCCGATGATGTCGTAACTCTGTTAACGATACACAAATCAAAGGGGTTAGAATATCCAATTGTATTTGTGGCAGGTATGAGTAAAAATTTTAATACGAAAGATTTAGGAAGCCGTTATATTTTTGATCAGGAGTTTGGGTTAGCGATTAAATCAGTAAACCCAGATTTGAATATTATTTCAACATCACTTCCACATTTATATGTAAAAGAAAAGAAGCTTGCAAAATTAAAGGCCGAAGAAATGCGTATTTTATATGTAGCGATGACGCGTGCTAAAGAGCGATTAATATTGGTTGGCTCAATTAAAGATTGGGAAAAGCAAAAGGAAGAATGGCAGTTTTATCAGGACTTACAAGAAAAGGTACTGCCGAAATATGTACGTTCAAAAGCGAATAACTATTTAAGTTGGGTTGGTCCAGCGGTTGCACGTCATGACGATTTCCTATTTGCCAATTACCGCTCAGATAATGCGACAAAAACAGAAAAATGGACGATTTCAGTAGTGCCAAATAGTGATTATTTAGCAGCAAATGAGTTGACAGAAGTAAGTGAGGACCATACAAAACAAGTGGTGAACGAGGAATTAGTAACATTGCTAACGAATCGTTTTTCAGCCGTCTATCCATATGAACAGGCGGTAACAAAAAAATCGAAAACGTCTGTGTCTGAGCTAAAGCGTTTAGAAAGCTTGCAGCAAATGGATGAAGAACAGCTGTACAATACCGATGCAAAGCGTTACGTAAAGGCGAATGTTCCGAGCTTTATGCTGAAAGGAAAAAAGAACGAACGTGAACTTTCAGCAACAGAGATCGGAACTGTGGTACACGCAGTCATGCAGCATGCCCCTCAACAAGGCTTTACAACGCTTGAACAAGTAGAACAATTTATTCAATCTTTAGTCGAGCGTCAATTATTACAGCAAATAGAAGCCGAGGCAGTACAGGCTGATAAAGTGCTCGCATTTTTCCAAACAGAAATTGGACATCGCTTTACAAAAGCCTCGCAAATATTACGTGAAATGCCGTTCACACTCAGCCTAAAAGATAAGGACGGGGATGCCCAAATTATCCAAGGGGTAATTGACTGCTTATTTGAGGACGCTAACGGTCAGTGGGTGCTTCTAGATTATAAAACGGATTTTATTGCACCATCGATTTTAGACGATTTTGAGAAAGTTAAACAAAAAATGACCAAATCCTACCAAATTCAATTAAACTATTATAAACATGCTGTTCAATCGATTAAACGAATTGAAATTAGCGAGAAATATTTATATTTGTATAGCATTGGTCAACAGCTGAAAATGGATTAG